The Lucilia cuprina isolate Lc7/37 chromosome 5, ASM2204524v1, whole genome shotgun sequence genome includes a window with the following:
- the LOC124419971 gene encoding paternally-expressed gene 3 protein: MRIFVVAFAIIAVAASAAIDSPLNEYLPPSEDTVTSDLTDNDDSALLADDGYRYKTLRRLKYRQRRDVSETANEYLPPADEATAADLKSGEQSEESAVLGDNGYEYKTVRRLKYRQRRDVSEIANEYLPPAEETSEAVAELKSLEEPEESAVLGENGYEYKTVRRLKYRQRRDVSEIANEYLPPTEETTKAVAELKSVEEPEESAVLGENGYEYKTVRRLKYRQRRDVSEVANEYLPPAEETTESVAELKFIEEPEESAVLGENGYEYKTVRRLKYRQRRDVSEIAKEYLPPAEETTEAVAELKSAEEPEESAVLGENGYEYKTVRRLKYRQRRDVSEIANEYLPPAEETTETVAELKSVEEPEESAVLGENGYEYKTVRRLKYRQRRDVSEIANEYLPPAEETTEETTEAELKSAEEPEESAVLSENGYEYKTVRRLKYRQRRDVSEIANEYLPPAEETTQSVAELKSVEEPEESAVLGENGYEYKTVRRLKYRQRRDVSEIANEYLPPAEETTEAVAELKSVEEPEESAVLGENGYEYKTVRRLKYRQRRDVSEIANEYLPPAEETTEAIAELKSVEEPEESAVLGNNGYEYKTVRRLKYRQRRDVSEIANEYLPPAEETTEAVAELKSVEEPEESAVLGENGYEYKTVRRLKYRQRRDVPEIANEYLPPAEETTEAVAELKSAEEPEESAVLGENGYEYKTVRRLKYRQRRDVSEIANEYLPPAEETTEAVAELKSVEEPEESAVLGENGYEYKTVRRLKYRQRRDVSEIANEYLPPAEETTEAVAELKSAEEPEESAVLGENGYEYKTVRRLKYRQRRDVSEIANEYLPPAEETTEAVAELKSVEEPEESAVLGENGYEYKTVRRLKYRQRRDVSEIANEYLPPAEEITKSVAELKSVEVPEESAVLGENGYEYKTVRRLKYRQRRDVSEIANEYLPPAEETTEAVAELKSVEEPEQSAVLGENGYEYKTVHRLKYRQRRY, encoded by the exons ATG AGAATTTTCGTGGTAGCCTTTGCTATTATAGCCGTAGCAGCATCAGCTGCCATCGATAGTCCACTTAATGAATATTTACCACCATCAGAAGACACTGTTACTTCGGATCTTACTGATAATGATGACTCGGCTTTATTAGCCGATGACGGCTACCGCTACAAAACCTTAAGACGTTTGAAATATCGTCAAAGACGCGATGTTTCTGAAACTGCTAATGAGTATTTACCTCCTGCAGATGAAGCAACCGCAGCTGACCTGAAATCTGGAGAGCAATCTGAAGAATCTGCTGTTTTGGGTGACAATGGTTACGAATACAAAACTGTTCGTCGTTTAAAATATCGTCAACGTCGCGATGTCTCCGAAATTGCCAACGAATACTTGCCTCCAGCTGAAGAAACTAGCGAAGCTGTAGCTGAATTGAAATCTCTTGAAGAACCTGAAGAATCCGCAGTTTTGGGTGAAAATGGTTATGAATACAAAACTGTTCGTCGTTTGAAATATCGCCAACGTCGCGATGTCTCCGAGATTGCCAACGAATACTTGCCTCCAACTGAAGAAACTACCAAAGCTGTAGCTGAATTGAAGTCTGTTGAAGAACCTGAGGAATCCGCAGTTTTGGGTGAAAATGGTTATGAATACAAAACTGTTCGTCGTTTGAAATATCGTCAACGTCGTGATGTCTCCGAGGTTGCCAACGAATACTTGCCTCCAGCAGAAGAAACTACCGAATCTGTAGCTGAATTGAAATTCATTGAAGAACCTGAGGAATCCGCTGTTTTAGGTGAAAATGGTTACGAATACAAAACTGTTCGTCGTTTGAAATATCGTCAACGTCGTGATGTCTCCGAGATTGCCAAAGAATACTTGCCCCCAGCTGAAGAAACTACCGAAGCTGTAGCTGAATTAAAATCTGCTGAAGAACCTGAGGAATCCGCTGTTTTGGGTGAAAATGGTTATGAATACAAAACTGTTCGTCGTTTGAAATATCGCCAACGTCGTGATGTCTCCGAGATTGCCAACGAATACTTGCCTCCAGCTGAAGAAACTACCGAAACTGTAGCTGAATTGAAATCTGTCGAAGAACCTGAGGAATCCGCTGTTTTGGGTGAAAATGGTTACGAATACAAAACTGTTCGTCGTTTGAAATATCGTCAACGTCGTGATGTCTCCGAGATTGCCAACGAATACTTGCCCCCAGCTGAAGAAACTACCGAAGAAACTACCGAAGCTGAATTAAAATCTGCTGAAGAACCTGAGGAATCCGCTGTTTTAAGTGAAAATGGTTACGAATACAAAACTGTTCGTCGTTTGAAATATCGCCAACGTCGTGATGTCTCCGAGATTGCCAACGAATACTTGCCTCCAGCTGAAGAAACTACCCAATCTGTAGCTGAATTAAAATCTGTCGAAGAACCTGAGGAATCCGCTGTTTTGGGTGAAAATGGTTACGAATACAAAACTGTTCGTCGCTTGAAATATCGTCAACGTCGTGATGTCTCCGAGATTGCTAACGAATACTTGCCTCCAGCTGAAGAAACTACCGAAGCTGTAGCTGAATTAAAATCTGTTGAAGAACCTGAGGAATCCGCTGTTCTAGGTGAAAATGGCTATGAATACAAAACTGTTCGTCGCTTGAAATATCGTCAACGTCGTGATGTCTCCGAGATTGCCAACGAATACTTGCCCCCAGCTGAAGAAACTACCGAAGCCATAGCTGAATTAAAATCTGTTGAAGAACCTGAGGAATCCGCTGTTTTGGGTAACAATGGTTATGAATACAAAACTGTTCGTCGTTTAAAATATCGTCAACGTCGTGATGTCTCCGAGATTGCCAACGAATACTTGCCTCCAGCTGAAGAAACTACCGAAGCCGTAGCTGAATTAAAATCTGTCGAAGAACCTGAGGAATCCGCTGTTTTGGGTGAAAATGGTTATGAATACAAAACTGTTCGTCGCTTGAAATATCGTCAACGTCGTGATGTCCCTGAGATTGCCAACGAATACTTGCCTCCAGCTGAAGAAACTACCGAAGCTGTAGCTGAATTAAAATCTGCTGAAGAACCTGAGGAATCCGCTGTTTTGGGTGAAAATGGTTATGAATACAAAACTGTTCGTCGTTTAAAATATCGTCAACGTCGTGATGTCTCCGAGATTGCCAACGAATACTTGCCTCCAGCTGAAGAAACTACCGAAGCCGTAGCTGAATTAAAATCTGTCGAAGAACCTGAGGAATCCGCTGTTTTGGGTGAAAATGGTTATGAATACAAAACTGTTCGTCGCTTGAAATATCGTCAACGTCGTGATGTCTCCGAGATTGCCAACGAATACTTGCCTCCAGCTGAAGAAACTACCGAAGCTGTAGCTGAATTAAAATCTGCTGAAGAACCTGAGGAATCCGCTGTTTTGGGTGAAAATGGTTATGAATACAAAACTGTTCGTCGTTTGAAATATCGCCAACGTCGTGATGTCTCCGAGATTGCCAACGAATACTTGCCTCCAGCTGAAGAAACTACCGAAGCTGTAGCTGAATTGAAATCTGTCGAAGAACCTGAGGAATCCGCTGTTTTGGGTGAAAATGGTTACGAATACAAAACTGTTCGTCGTTTGAAATATCGCCAACGTCGTGATGTCTCCGAGATTGCCAACGAATACTTGCCTCCAGCTGAAGAAATCACCAAATCTGTAGCTGAATTAAAATCTGTCGAAGTACCTGAGGAATCCGCTGTTTTGGGTGAAAATGGTTACGAATACAAAACTGTTCGTCGCTTGAAATATCGTCAACGTCGTGATGTCTCCGAAATTGCCAACGAATACTTGCCTCCAGCTGAAGAAACTACCGAAGCTGTAGCTGAATTAAAATCTGTTGAAGAACCTGAGCAATCCGCTGTATTGGGTGAAAATGGTTACGAATACAAAACTGTTCATCGCTTGAAATACCGTCAGCGTCGTTAttag